A region from the Thermoplasmatales archaeon genome encodes:
- the comB gene encoding 2-phosphosulfolactate phosphatase, which produces MIWIRDNFLKVDIIEGRKIDEYPQSTKVLVDIFRSTSTMPLMIKNGAKYIIPTKTVKEARAIKAENPDYVLAGERLGRRMRGFEYGNSPYEVWEENFRDKIVVFTSTNGTKVLDKIKGTGRILIGSFINLSATINAVTSEPYVSIVVSGRPDGVADEDHFFAEYLKARLTGESADESACITKIKKSKGARRLKMMGAKEDIEYSLKVDAVDFPLVFADGKISRFQ; this is translated from the coding sequence ATGATATGGATACGGGATAATTTCTTGAAAGTAGACATCATTGAGGGGAGGAAGATTGACGAATACCCGCAGTCCACGAAAGTCCTTGTAGATATTTTCAGGTCTACATCCACAATGCCTCTGATGATAAAAAATGGCGCAAAATACATCATACCGACGAAAACAGTGAAAGAGGCCAGGGCGATAAAGGCAGAAAACCCGGATTACGTGCTTGCAGGAGAGAGACTTGGAAGGAGGATGCGCGGGTTTGAATATGGAAACTCCCCGTACGAAGTGTGGGAGGAAAATTTCAGGGATAAAATAGTAGTATTTACCAGCACCAACGGAACCAAGGTCCTTGACAAGATAAAGGGCACGGGCAGGATACTGATAGGATCATTCATTAACCTCTCTGCTACCATCAATGCTGTCACTTCGGAACCATACGTTTCAATAGTTGTATCCGGGCGCCCGGATGGCGTGGCGGATGAGGATCACTTCTTTGCAGAATACCTGAAGGCAAGACTAACTGGAGAGAGTGCGGACGAGAGCGCATGCATCACAAAAATTAAGAAATCAAAGGGCGCAAGGAGGCTGAAGATGATGGGAGCAAAGGAAGACATAGAATATTCACTTAAGGTCGATGCCGTGGATTTCCCGCTTGTGTTCGCCGATGGAAAAATCTCTAGATTTCAATGA
- the mptE gene encoding 6-hydroxymethyl-7,8-dihydropterin pyrophosphokinase, whose protein sequence is MDYTEWIPWYDDICNHFGYSQAEDYLSSLLLDRIAHKKASAVSFLNEFTGSNIQVVGNGPNLREILEDAGPGIYFVADSALSSFFRILGPPDAIVTDLDGDPDLIIKCQDEGSRVVVHAHGDNQEKLGRIVPGLKEEILCTTQNVPFGKIYNFGGFTDGDRAAFLADYLGAKSITLLGFNFRLPTTKAGTDLAVKAEKLKFAERLLVYLASSRGKKFTAGNVIEI, encoded by the coding sequence ATGGATTATACTGAATGGATACCATGGTATGATGATATATGCAATCACTTCGGATACAGCCAGGCTGAGGACTATCTTTCATCATTGCTTCTGGACAGGATCGCACATAAAAAGGCGAGTGCAGTGTCATTTCTGAATGAATTCACGGGAAGCAATATTCAAGTTGTAGGCAACGGGCCTAATTTGCGTGAGATTCTAGAAGATGCCGGACCAGGTATATATTTTGTTGCTGATTCTGCACTCTCCTCTTTCTTCCGAATTCTTGGCCCCCCTGATGCCATAGTCACTGACCTTGATGGAGACCCTGATCTTATAATAAAGTGCCAGGATGAGGGATCGCGGGTCGTGGTTCACGCTCATGGGGATAACCAGGAAAAGCTCGGCAGGATTGTCCCGGGACTGAAGGAGGAGATACTCTGCACTACCCAGAATGTGCCTTTTGGAAAGATATACAATTTTGGCGGATTCACTGACGGAGACAGGGCTGCATTTCTGGCAGACTATCTTGGTGCGAAGTCCATAACCCTTCTAGGATTCAATTTCAGGCTTCCTACAACCAAGGCAGGTACAGACCTGGCTGTCAAGGCGGAAAAATTAAAGTTTGCTGAAAGACTGCTTGTATACCTTGCATCCAGCAGGGGGAAAAAATTCACAGCTGGTAATGTCATTGAAATCTAG
- a CDS encoding Acylamino-acid-releasing enzyme: MTREHTMDDYLDFRLISSARISPDGSVLVYATSRTYKEKGKTIEGSVVIKPLLGSTGSREFREEETRNYSPAMSADGKRIAYLQKKDKTNSLVLYDVESALDEKVSLGSEASQLAWLGSDSLLILMREPEREEVRKTKETGDDGFYFEEEEKFSSLYIYRPGRGFQRITEGIQVWEFDVSGDSIIFVGSASPQESSWYHSSIYSLDTVGKNARKVYTPEWRMVAKPRLSPDGTKVAFLESLWSDRGVESGDIVILDISKGKATNISENDDRSYCDMHWFSNEKLVTLWTKEGSMGAGTFSGKWEHTWLAEGTVYPPAAPEFSLYGNNMIFAFTDAQTPLEVFMLKSGTLSKLSSVNEGFKDLKKYRTEVVKWKAPDGMEIYGILKVESKENPLIVNVHGGPTSFSPVVLIDRSTPFIGKGYSIFYPNYRGSIGKGRKYAEANRGDMGGMDLQDIISGVEFLRKSGRIDTETFFITGGSYGGFMTSWAITQTNMFKAAVGLFGITDWMSFHGVTNIPDWDSIHYDQSPYKRELFEKFSPMNYIENVNTPVLLQHGVDDPCVPVGQYFQFYRGLRDMGKTVRLLLYPREGHGFLEKKHMLMQFTETLKWYEKFGKE, translated from the coding sequence ATGACCAGAGAACACACAATGGACGATTATCTGGATTTCAGGCTAATCTCTTCCGCAAGGATCTCACCAGACGGTTCAGTGCTGGTGTATGCTACGTCGCGTACCTACAAGGAAAAGGGCAAGACCATTGAGGGTTCTGTAGTAATAAAGCCGCTACTTGGATCAACAGGATCAAGGGAATTTCGTGAGGAAGAGACCCGGAACTACAGCCCGGCGATGAGTGCGGACGGAAAACGCATTGCATACCTGCAGAAGAAGGACAAGACAAACAGTCTCGTGTTATATGACGTGGAAAGCGCTCTTGACGAAAAGGTCTCTCTTGGCAGTGAAGCCAGCCAGCTGGCCTGGCTCGGAAGCGACAGCCTTCTCATTCTCATGCGTGAGCCTGAAAGGGAAGAGGTCAGGAAGACAAAAGAAACTGGCGATGACGGATTCTACTTCGAGGAGGAGGAAAAGTTCTCCTCCCTTTACATTTATAGGCCTGGTCGTGGGTTCCAGAGAATTACCGAAGGTATACAAGTATGGGAATTCGATGTATCGGGGGACTCGATCATCTTCGTTGGATCGGCTTCACCACAGGAAAGTTCATGGTACCATTCCAGCATTTACAGCCTTGACACTGTAGGAAAAAATGCCAGAAAAGTGTACACTCCGGAATGGAGAATGGTGGCAAAACCCAGGTTATCGCCTGATGGTACAAAAGTTGCATTCCTCGAGTCCCTCTGGAGTGATCGCGGGGTAGAATCCGGTGACATAGTGATTCTGGATATCTCAAAGGGAAAAGCTACTAACATATCAGAAAACGATGACAGAAGTTACTGTGATATGCACTGGTTCAGCAATGAAAAACTGGTTACGCTCTGGACAAAGGAGGGTTCAATGGGTGCTGGAACCTTCAGCGGTAAGTGGGAACACACGTGGTTGGCTGAGGGGACAGTGTATCCTCCTGCAGCCCCTGAATTTTCACTGTATGGGAACAACATGATTTTTGCATTTACTGATGCACAGACTCCTCTGGAGGTTTTCATGCTCAAATCCGGGACCTTAAGCAAGCTTTCGTCGGTGAATGAAGGATTCAAAGACCTGAAAAAGTACCGCACAGAGGTTGTTAAATGGAAGGCACCGGACGGGATGGAAATATACGGCATACTGAAAGTGGAAAGCAAGGAAAATCCTCTCATTGTAAATGTGCACGGAGGGCCGACCTCATTCTCTCCGGTGGTTCTGATCGACAGAAGCACTCCATTTATTGGGAAAGGGTACTCAATATTCTATCCCAATTACAGAGGCAGTATCGGGAAGGGCAGGAAGTATGCAGAGGCGAACCGCGGGGATATGGGAGGCATGGATCTGCAGGATATAATCTCCGGAGTTGAGTTTCTCAGGAAGTCCGGCAGGATTGACACTGAAACGTTTTTCATAACTGGCGGATCCTACGGAGGATTCATGACCTCGTGGGCGATAACCCAGACGAATATGTTCAAGGCTGCCGTTGGTTTATTCGGGATCACCGACTGGATGAGTTTCCATGGGGTTACCAACATACCAGACTGGGACTCCATTCATTATGATCAGAGTCCATATAAGCGGGAGTTATTCGAGAAGTTCTCTCCGATGAATTATATTGAGAATGTGAATACACCGGTACTCCTGCAGCATGGCGTTGATGACCCTTGTGTACCAGTAGGGCAATATTTCCAGTTTTACAGGGGGCTGAGGGACATGGGCAAGACTGTAAGGTTACTGCTGTATCCCCGGGAAGGGCATGGGTTTCTGGAGAAGAAACATATGTTGATGCAGTTCACGGAAACGCTCAAGTGGTATGAAAAATTCGGGAAAGAATGA
- the rps2_1 gene encoding 30S ribosomal protein S2 codes for MNSEELLIPEEEYQKSGVHIGTQVKSKDMKDYIFKIRDDGLYILNIKMTNSILITAGKMLARFSPSDILVVAQRQYAFRPVSKFSEVVRSSSIVGRFIPGTLTNPQLGSYKEAKVIIATDPLADTQAVKEAKKIGVPIIALCDANNKTDFVDLIIPTNNKGRRSLAVIYWLLAREILKNRGEISSYSEFKYTIDDFEAQV; via the coding sequence ATGAATTCAGAAGAGTTGTTGATTCCAGAGGAAGAATACCAGAAATCGGGCGTCCATATTGGAACTCAAGTGAAATCCAAGGACATGAAAGATTACATTTTCAAGATCAGAGATGATGGACTGTACATTCTTAACATTAAGATGACCAACAGCATCCTGATCACTGCTGGCAAGATGCTGGCAAGATTCAGTCCCTCTGACATACTTGTTGTTGCACAGAGACAGTATGCGTTCAGGCCGGTATCGAAATTCTCCGAAGTTGTTAGATCATCCAGCATTGTAGGAAGATTCATTCCGGGAACCCTCACCAACCCCCAGCTTGGAAGCTACAAGGAGGCAAAGGTCATTATAGCAACCGATCCTCTTGCAGACACGCAGGCAGTCAAGGAAGCAAAGAAGATAGGCGTTCCAATAATTGCGCTCTGCGATGCAAATAACAAGACGGATTTCGTGGACCTCATAATACCGACGAATAACAAGGGGAGGAGGTCATTGGCCGTGATATACTGGCTGCTGGCGAGGGAAATCCTGAAGAATCGCGGTGAAATATCAAGCTACTCCGAGTTCAAGTACACAATAGATGACTTTGAGGCACAGGTCTAA
- the endA_1 gene encoding tRNA-splicing endonuclease, producing MQRGRRMPRAVCNPITFQISGNRSPSYLNGKYRVGKVLEDTLFLEPYEAMFLYFTGRIIPENVHFRETGTILDAFITDRDDFDTFRTYFYLKSKGMYVRRDNRVLMFGRKNDRKAGNVLRVMGENSTVTFEELADTAPALYSTIDDEGDITLFSTVRSDPLGEVTISWPAAGSMSQSGGIFFVDQAPGLEWLGSRFSDKIVLTDMEAKHILAGEQVRADGTGEIANTVYEDLVRRKLIVRTGFKYGANFRAYRKSMSDHAEYLVHVMDEADQWYRISRAVRLSHGVRKSMLFAGLYQGKVEYISISRILDFFSKM from the coding sequence ATGCAAAGAGGAAGAAGGATGCCTAGGGCCGTCTGCAATCCTATCACCTTCCAGATTTCCGGGAACAGGAGCCCCTCTTACCTGAATGGAAAATACAGGGTGGGAAAAGTTCTTGAGGACACCCTTTTTCTTGAACCGTACGAGGCGATGTTCCTTTATTTTACCGGGAGGATAATTCCTGAAAATGTGCATTTCAGGGAAACTGGCACGATTCTTGATGCTTTCATAACCGACCGTGATGATTTTGATACCTTCAGAACGTACTTTTACCTCAAGTCCAAGGGAATGTACGTTAGGCGGGACAACCGAGTCCTGATGTTCGGCAGGAAGAACGACCGTAAAGCGGGCAATGTACTGAGGGTGATGGGGGAGAATTCAACAGTCACATTTGAGGAACTCGCGGACACTGCTCCTGCGCTGTATTCAACGATTGATGATGAAGGCGACATCACGCTTTTTTCCACGGTCCGGTCAGACCCCCTCGGAGAGGTTACAATTTCATGGCCTGCAGCGGGGTCGATGAGCCAGTCTGGTGGCATATTTTTTGTGGACCAGGCACCCGGACTGGAATGGCTGGGTTCCAGGTTCTCGGACAAGATTGTCCTGACAGATATGGAGGCGAAACACATCCTTGCAGGTGAGCAAGTCCGGGCGGATGGTACCGGCGAGATCGCAAATACAGTATACGAGGATCTTGTCAGGCGCAAGTTGATTGTCAGGACCGGTTTCAAGTACGGCGCTAATTTCAGGGCCTACAGGAAAAGCATGTCCGATCATGCGGAATACCTGGTTCACGTCATGGATGAAGCAGATCAGTGGTACAGGATCAGCAGGGCAGTAAGGCTTTCCCACGGTGTGAGAAAATCAATGCTGTTCGCGGGTTTGTATCAGGGGAAAGTTGAATACATTTCAATATCCCGGATACTTGACTTTTTTTCGAAAATGTAA
- a CDS encoding Miro-like protein — protein sequence MEADRVTWKISIIGPVGTGKSSLISRIVYDSDSAIGLRKQVARKKMILDYMGNKVNADLLFIESEDGAEAEKLVSGSNAIIATADLTNRKSLSEVDSILDGLDRSKSLSVRIAVGTKLDRKYEAVLWDEDFQELEKKHGIRYFFVSSKDALSVNEMMKYVIDELLKRFYAKRKKDA from the coding sequence TCGGACCGGTTGGAACCGGTAAAAGCTCGCTGATATCCCGGATTGTATACGACTCTGATTCCGCTATAGGGTTAAGGAAACAGGTAGCTAGAAAAAAAATGATTCTTGATTACATGGGAAATAAGGTAAATGCCGACCTTCTGTTCATTGAGTCTGAAGACGGGGCAGAAGCTGAAAAACTCGTTTCCGGGTCAAATGCTATAATCGCGACTGCTGATCTCACGAACAGGAAATCCCTGTCCGAGGTCGATTCGATTCTCGACGGGCTGGACAGATCAAAGTCATTGTCAGTCAGGATAGCTGTTGGGACAAAACTTGACCGGAAATATGAGGCTGTTCTCTGGGACGAGGATTTCCAGGAACTGGAGAAGAAGCACGGCATCAGGTACTTTTTTGTTTCTTCCAAGGACGCCCTATCTGTGAATGAAATGATGAAATACGTCATTGACGAGCTCCTTAAGAGATTTTATGCAAAGAGGAAGAAGGATGCCTAG